One stretch of Siphonobacter curvatus DNA includes these proteins:
- the yidD gene encoding membrane protein insertion efficiency factor YidD codes for MRSFFIVLIRIYQGAFSPYLGNSCRYTPTCSQYAIQAIEKHGPWKGSWLALRRISRCHPWGGHGHDPVP; via the coding sequence ATGCGAAGTTTTTTTATCGTTTTGATCCGGATTTACCAAGGAGCATTTTCGCCGTACCTAGGCAACTCGTGTCGGTATACGCCGACCTGCTCACAGTACGCCATTCAGGCTATTGAGAAACACGGACCTTGGAAGGGCAGTTGGCTGGCCCTGCGGCGAATCTCCCGTTGTCATCCCTGGGGTGGGCATGGACATGATCCGGTACCTTGA
- a CDS encoding DUF4249 domain-containing protein — translation MKSFPLYLLLALSSLLMSCEDVIDLRTQTGPTRLVVEGWINDDATPQTIRLTLSQNYFNNNRALPATGATVTVSDDLGKTYRFVDEKQDGNYVWKPAASEKMGRLGGKYTLNVAYASETYQAETEIKRVPTIDSLTYYYDNPTFVADDSPKEGYVAEFYARDFTGAGDCYWIKTYKNGQRYDRSARDLSIAYDAGFSPGAATDGLIFLLPVRRSINSDRLFQENDSIRVELLSITQPTYNFIRAVREESSNQGLFATAPSNVPTNILNARTDGPRALGWFGGSSISRFSTVFRKGNARPKP, via the coding sequence ATGAAATCCTTTCCCTTATACCTTTTACTCGCCCTGAGCAGTTTGCTCATGTCCTGCGAGGATGTGATTGACCTGCGTACGCAAACGGGCCCCACCCGTCTGGTAGTTGAAGGCTGGATTAACGATGACGCCACGCCACAAACCATTCGGCTGACGCTTTCCCAAAATTATTTTAACAACAACCGGGCTTTGCCCGCGACGGGAGCGACGGTAACCGTTTCCGATGATCTGGGAAAAACCTACCGTTTTGTGGATGAAAAACAGGACGGGAACTACGTCTGGAAACCAGCGGCTTCCGAGAAGATGGGTCGATTGGGCGGAAAATATACGTTGAACGTTGCTTATGCCAGCGAAACCTATCAGGCTGAGACGGAAATCAAACGGGTACCGACCATCGATTCGCTAACCTATTACTACGATAATCCGACGTTTGTGGCGGATGACAGTCCGAAAGAAGGATATGTAGCGGAATTTTACGCCCGCGACTTTACCGGAGCTGGTGATTGTTACTGGATCAAAACCTATAAAAATGGCCAGAGGTACGATCGATCGGCCCGCGACTTGTCGATTGCCTACGACGCCGGATTTAGTCCCGGAGCGGCTACCGATGGACTTATTTTTCTGTTACCCGTACGGCGTTCGATTAACTCGGACCGGCTCTTCCAGGAAAATGATTCCATTCGGGTAGAGCTGCTCAGTATCACCCAGCCTACGTACAATTTCATCCGGGCAGTACGGGAAGAGTCCAGTAACCAGGGCCTGTTTGCTACGGCCCCGTCAAACGTACCGACTAATATTCTTAATGCACGTACGGATGGTCCCAGGGCACTGGGTTGGTTCGGCGGTTCGTCGATTAGCCGATTTAGTACGGTATTCCGCAAGGGAAATGCCCGTCCGAAACCTTAA
- a CDS encoding TonB-dependent receptor: MKHFLLIWLLGVLLLPNARGQSNEKATISGYIKDAANGEGLIGVSVFVKERSTGTTTNTYGFYSITLPKGKYTLVYTYVGYQRQEKQVDLTTQDVKLDLELKDEGVQLQDVVIRSQGEDENVKSVEMSVNKVDIKTIRQMPALLGEVDLVRSIQLLPGVSTVGEGASGFNVRGGDVGQNLILLDEAPVYNASHLFGFFSVFNPDAVKDVKLVKGGIPANYGGRISSILDVRMKEGNAKKEEINAGIGLIFSRLSYERPVFKGKGSFIVAGRRSYADVLAKPFLTGDLKGTIFNFYDLTAKANYQINANNTVYLSGYFGRDNFGSKQFGFNWGNGTVSGRWNHIFSNRLFLNLTGYYSNYKYSLGTGDDPKDAFQWDSQIKNLSGKADFTYFLTPDNQITFGGQYIHYNSAPGKAFGISAGQRTDISLEGRYGDESALYVANEQRLGSRVTLQYGLRYSLFRSLAPGDLITYETIVPGERLEPQLPGRRVESGVLETYGNWEPRFSAKIEVSPRSSIKVSYNRMAQYLHLLSNTAASSPLDVWTLSSSNIKPELADQVALGWFQNFKNNAYEFSIEGYYKNLENQIDYVRRSDLLLNRFLEGDLLYGKGRAYGAEFYLKKNQGKLTGWISYTLARTERQVEGINNNNWFPARFDKTHNLTAVGLYQLNQRWSFSANFAASSGTPATYPTDRFEIDGIAVGDNYFDTRNANRIPWYHRLDLAVTQKIRKKLFGKGEAEWVYSIYNVYGRRNPFSVYARQNGDNSLQTEAIRFAVLGSLVPSITYNVKF; encoded by the coding sequence GGACTCATTGGCGTCTCCGTATTTGTGAAAGAACGGAGTACCGGTACCACTACTAACACCTACGGTTTTTACTCGATTACGCTGCCCAAAGGCAAGTACACGCTGGTTTACACCTACGTAGGGTATCAGCGTCAGGAGAAGCAGGTGGACTTGACCACGCAGGACGTGAAACTGGACCTTGAACTCAAAGATGAGGGCGTGCAGTTGCAGGATGTCGTCATCCGAAGTCAGGGCGAAGACGAGAACGTAAAATCAGTTGAAATGTCCGTCAATAAGGTGGACATCAAAACGATTCGTCAAATGCCCGCCTTACTCGGTGAAGTCGATCTGGTTCGTAGTATTCAGTTGTTACCCGGCGTATCGACCGTGGGCGAGGGAGCTTCCGGGTTCAATGTACGGGGGGGCGACGTGGGCCAAAACCTGATCCTGCTGGATGAGGCACCCGTTTACAATGCTTCGCATTTATTCGGCTTCTTCTCCGTTTTTAATCCCGATGCAGTCAAAGACGTCAAGCTCGTGAAGGGAGGAATCCCGGCTAATTACGGCGGACGTATTTCTTCCATTCTCGACGTTCGAATGAAGGAAGGAAACGCCAAGAAAGAGGAGATTAATGCCGGTATTGGTTTGATCTTTAGTCGGCTGTCTTACGAGCGACCCGTATTTAAGGGCAAAGGTTCATTTATCGTCGCCGGCCGTCGTTCCTACGCCGACGTACTCGCCAAACCATTCCTGACGGGCGATTTGAAAGGAACCATCTTCAACTTTTACGATCTCACGGCGAAGGCCAATTACCAGATCAATGCCAACAATACGGTGTATCTGTCGGGCTATTTCGGACGGGATAATTTTGGTAGTAAACAGTTTGGATTCAATTGGGGGAACGGAACGGTTTCGGGGCGGTGGAATCACATCTTCAGTAACCGTCTCTTCCTGAATCTAACGGGCTATTATTCCAATTACAAGTATTCCCTCGGCACTGGCGACGATCCTAAAGACGCTTTCCAATGGGATTCTCAAATTAAAAACCTGAGTGGGAAAGCAGATTTTACGTACTTCCTCACGCCCGACAATCAGATTACGTTCGGTGGGCAGTATATCCACTATAACTCGGCTCCTGGCAAAGCCTTTGGTATTTCAGCGGGCCAGCGGACGGACATTAGTCTGGAAGGAAGGTACGGGGATGAATCGGCTCTGTACGTTGCCAATGAGCAGCGGCTCGGCAGTCGGGTTACCCTACAGTATGGCCTGCGGTATTCCTTATTCCGGAGTCTGGCTCCCGGTGACCTGATTACCTACGAAACTATAGTACCCGGGGAGCGGCTGGAGCCGCAATTGCCCGGGCGTCGCGTCGAAAGTGGCGTGCTGGAAACCTACGGAAACTGGGAACCGCGTTTTTCGGCTAAAATTGAAGTTTCGCCCCGATCTTCGATTAAGGTAAGTTACAACCGGATGGCTCAGTACCTGCACCTGCTGTCGAATACGGCTGCGTCTTCGCCGCTCGACGTATGGACCTTATCGTCGAGCAACATCAAGCCCGAATTAGCCGATCAGGTTGCGTTAGGCTGGTTCCAGAACTTCAAAAACAACGCGTACGAATTTAGTATCGAAGGCTATTACAAAAACCTTGAAAATCAGATCGACTATGTGCGTCGTTCCGATTTGTTACTTAATCGCTTTCTGGAAGGAGATTTGCTCTACGGAAAAGGCCGAGCGTACGGAGCGGAGTTTTACCTGAAGAAAAATCAGGGTAAACTCACCGGCTGGATCAGCTATACGCTGGCTCGTACGGAGCGGCAGGTGGAAGGGATCAACAATAATAACTGGTTTCCGGCCCGCTTTGATAAAACGCATAACCTGACGGCCGTTGGTCTTTATCAGCTTAACCAGCGATGGTCCTTCTCGGCCAACTTCGCGGCTTCTTCGGGAACGCCCGCCACGTATCCAACGGACCGTTTTGAGATTGATGGTATTGCCGTGGGTGATAACTATTTCGATACCCGGAACGCCAACCGGATTCCCTGGTACCATCGCCTCGATTTAGCAGTAACGCAGAAAATTCGTAAAAAGCTGTTTGGCAAAGGAGAAGCCGAGTGGGTGTACTCGATTTATAACGTTTACGGACGGCGAAATCCATTCTCTGTGTATGCCCGGCAAAATGGGGACAACAGCTTGCAAACCGAAGCCATTCGATTTGCCGTGCTAGGTTCGCTGGTGCCATCGATCACGTACAACGTAAAGTTTTAA
- a CDS encoding bifunctional 3,4-dihydroxy-2-butanone-4-phosphate synthase/GTP cyclohydrolase II, whose translation MEESPIVLDSIEEAIEDIRAGKIIVVVDDEDRENEGDMICASELITPEIINFMTKEARGLICVPLTEARCQELQLDMMVGQNTSNHETAFTVSVDLLGNGCTTGISASDRAKTIRALVDPDTKPEDLGRPGHIFPLKAKAEGVLRRPGHTEAAVDFAVLAGLKPSGTLIEILNEDGTMARLPELRKIADRFGMKLVSIKDLIAYRLRTETLIKREIGVDMPTEWGHFSLIAYTQVATGDTHLALVKGEWEEGEAVLTRVHSSCVTGDIFGSCRCDCGEQLHQAMQMVEKEGKGVVLYMFQEGRGIGLLNKLRAYKLQEMGRDTVEANLELGFQMDQRDYGIGAQILRDLGITKLRLMSNNPKKRTALSGYGVEIVETIPIEIPSNPYNERYLTTKRDKMGHLLNGLKPLI comes from the coding sequence ATGGAAGAAAGTCCCATCGTATTAGACAGCATCGAAGAGGCCATTGAAGACATTCGGGCCGGTAAAATTATCGTCGTCGTCGATGACGAAGACCGTGAAAATGAAGGGGATATGATTTGTGCCTCGGAGCTGATCACGCCCGAAATCATCAACTTCATGACCAAGGAGGCCCGCGGACTGATTTGTGTACCCCTCACGGAAGCCCGCTGTCAGGAATTACAACTGGATATGATGGTTGGCCAGAATACGTCCAACCATGAAACGGCCTTTACCGTCTCCGTAGACTTGCTAGGCAACGGCTGTACCACGGGTATTTCAGCTTCTGACCGGGCCAAAACGATTCGGGCCCTGGTAGATCCGGACACGAAACCCGAAGATTTGGGTCGTCCGGGCCATATTTTTCCCCTGAAAGCTAAAGCCGAAGGCGTGCTCCGCCGCCCCGGCCATACCGAAGCAGCCGTCGATTTTGCCGTACTGGCGGGCTTAAAACCTTCGGGCACCCTAATTGAAATTCTGAACGAAGACGGTACCATGGCCCGCCTCCCCGAGCTACGGAAAATTGCCGATCGTTTTGGAATGAAGCTGGTTAGTATTAAAGACCTGATCGCCTACCGTCTGCGAACCGAAACGCTGATCAAACGCGAAATTGGCGTCGATATGCCCACCGAATGGGGCCATTTTAGCCTGATTGCCTATACACAGGTCGCTACGGGTGATACGCACTTGGCTCTGGTAAAAGGCGAATGGGAAGAAGGCGAAGCCGTACTAACGCGGGTGCATAGCTCCTGTGTAACGGGCGATATTTTTGGTTCCTGCCGCTGTGATTGCGGGGAGCAGTTGCACCAAGCCATGCAAATGGTCGAGAAAGAAGGGAAAGGCGTGGTGCTTTACATGTTCCAGGAAGGACGTGGCATCGGACTATTGAACAAACTCCGGGCGTATAAATTGCAGGAAATGGGTCGGGATACGGTGGAAGCCAATCTGGAGTTGGGCTTTCAAATGGACCAACGCGACTACGGCATCGGGGCTCAGATTCTTCGGGATTTAGGTATTACCAAATTGCGACTGATGTCCAACAATCCGAAAAAACGGACGGCTCTGTCGGGTTACGGCGTTGAAATTGTAGAAACCATCCCGATTGAGATTCCTTCCAATCCCTACAACGAACGCTACCTGACGACGAAACGCGATAAAATGGGTCACTTGCTGAATGGGCTCAAACCGCTGATTTAA
- a CDS encoding T9SS type B sorting domain-containing protein, whose amino-acid sequence MRIRILLLLLGIVGEGWAQCPTKLVNGTQDYKGRLQVSSSQGISMIAEGTSDRILKICKGTTIQVEDVTANNNPSLTAYNFNYQSAEVDLSAPIFDKVNKSYTYEKAGTYGLIMVGSASGTGSYACQTVQVLDNPELNFEVDACEPEQVTLVIPKDSSRNPYDEFTIEWGDGNTEKLLKKDLPLTKVHIYKNAGTGVTISVQGTYEGNVCGISKISKFIDPGKLNQSPKPIVTLLELSATKTVATIQFAGPVSTTQEIFQKEVGGTYVSTGIQIQSNLTSERIINLNPAKQYCFQVRSVGGCASTSGSDEICTLPITVQAKGKQIEVNWSAYPQATATFESYTVSNGTTTFPVIKDRNQTQLIDKSELECGTSYCYRVTARVNNINSISNEVCEEIESTVKPDPITQAYATLAGKAAVLSWESPGGKILDYEILRAEAGGKFEKIETDTTIVSPYKDGQINPLQRSYCYQISYESACKTWSNPSAPICTIHLNQKSGELSWTSNNPFTENISEYTVQALDAQGNVVASHSVAKATKVSVSGLDFPISPEYQYRIESTSESGNTSWSNPIPIRELFQVYVPDAFTPNGDSQNDVFLPKVVHVNALKFTVFDRWGNSIFSTEDESEGWDGYINGKPAPQGSYSYRLDVRNEVGDSFTKRGVFRLIR is encoded by the coding sequence ATGCGGATACGTATACTTTTACTGCTTTTAGGAATCGTAGGGGAGGGCTGGGCTCAGTGTCCGACCAAACTGGTAAATGGCACGCAAGATTACAAAGGCAGATTACAGGTATCTAGCAGCCAAGGAATTTCTATGATTGCGGAAGGAACTTCGGATCGGATACTGAAAATCTGTAAAGGCACTACGATTCAAGTGGAAGATGTTACCGCCAACAACAACCCGAGTCTTACCGCTTATAATTTCAATTACCAATCAGCAGAAGTAGACTTAAGTGCTCCAATCTTCGACAAGGTGAATAAATCGTATACGTATGAAAAGGCGGGTACGTACGGATTGATTATGGTCGGAAGTGCGTCGGGTACGGGATCGTATGCCTGTCAGACTGTTCAAGTACTGGATAATCCAGAACTTAACTTCGAAGTCGATGCCTGTGAACCCGAACAGGTTACCCTGGTGATTCCTAAAGACAGTTCTAGAAATCCTTACGATGAATTTACGATAGAGTGGGGGGATGGCAATACAGAAAAATTATTAAAGAAAGATTTACCACTGACGAAAGTTCATATCTACAAGAATGCAGGTACAGGTGTTACGATTTCCGTTCAGGGCACGTATGAGGGAAATGTGTGCGGCATTTCCAAAATTAGTAAGTTCATTGACCCTGGAAAGCTAAACCAGTCACCGAAACCCATCGTAACCTTACTGGAATTGTCAGCAACCAAAACCGTAGCGACCATTCAGTTTGCCGGCCCTGTTTCCACAACACAGGAAATTTTTCAGAAGGAAGTTGGTGGTACTTACGTTAGTACGGGCATCCAGATTCAAAGTAATCTAACGTCAGAACGGATTATCAATCTTAACCCCGCAAAACAGTATTGCTTTCAGGTACGCTCGGTAGGGGGCTGTGCCAGTACAAGTGGTTCGGACGAAATCTGTACGTTACCGATTACGGTACAGGCGAAAGGAAAGCAGATCGAGGTAAACTGGTCGGCCTATCCGCAAGCCACTGCTACTTTCGAATCGTATACGGTAAGTAATGGTACGACGACCTTTCCGGTAATAAAAGATCGTAACCAAACCCAGTTAATTGACAAATCCGAACTGGAATGCGGCACCTCGTATTGCTACCGCGTAACGGCCCGGGTCAATAACATCAATTCCATTTCCAATGAAGTTTGCGAGGAAATCGAGTCTACCGTAAAGCCAGATCCCATTACGCAGGCTTATGCCACACTGGCCGGAAAGGCCGCTGTATTAAGTTGGGAGTCTCCGGGGGGAAAGATTCTGGATTATGAAATTTTACGAGCCGAAGCTGGGGGTAAATTCGAGAAGATCGAAACGGATACAACGATTGTTAGTCCGTATAAAGACGGGCAGATCAATCCTTTGCAGCGTTCGTACTGTTATCAAATTTCGTACGAAAGTGCTTGTAAAACCTGGTCAAATCCGTCGGCTCCCATCTGTACCATTCATCTGAATCAAAAAAGCGGAGAACTTTCCTGGACCAGTAATAATCCATTTACTGAAAATATCAGCGAGTATACCGTACAGGCTTTGGATGCTCAGGGAAATGTAGTAGCTTCTCATAGTGTTGCCAAGGCGACGAAAGTTAGCGTAAGTGGTCTGGACTTTCCCATTTCACCAGAGTATCAGTACCGCATTGAAAGTACCTCCGAAAGCGGCAATACCAGCTGGTCCAATCCAATCCCCATTCGGGAGCTTTTTCAGGTCTACGTACCCGATGCCTTTACACCTAATGGCGACTCCCAAAATGATGTTTTCCTGCCTAAAGTAGTACACGTCAACGCTCTGAAATTTACCGTATTCGACCGTTGGGGCAATTCTATCTTTTCCACGGAAGACGAAAGCGAAGGCTGGGATGGGTACATCAACGGCAAACCCGCTCCGCAGGGAAGTTATTCGTACCGCCTCGACGTTCGGAATGAAGTAGGTGATTCGTTCACCAAACGGGGCGTTTTCCGCCTCATTCGTTGA
- a CDS encoding YbaB/EbfC family nucleoid-associated protein, with the protein MFDMLGMMGKMKEMQARMKDAQESLPSITETAEAGAGLVKATVNGRKQLIHLEIDPDLVKPEETEMLRDLIVAATNKALEAVETRVADHLKQATDGLLPNIPGMEGLFGK; encoded by the coding sequence ATGTTTGATATGCTAGGCATGATGGGCAAGATGAAAGAAATGCAGGCCCGCATGAAAGACGCTCAGGAATCCCTTCCTTCCATTACCGAAACGGCGGAAGCCGGAGCGGGACTGGTAAAAGCAACCGTAAACGGACGCAAACAGCTCATTCATTTAGAGATTGATCCTGATCTGGTGAAACCCGAAGAAACAGAAATGCTTCGCGACCTGATCGTAGCCGCTACCAATAAAGCCCTCGAAGCCGTAGAAACCCGAGTAGCCGATCACCTCAAACAAGCTACGGATGGTCTGTTGCCCAATATTCCGGGTATGGAAGGTTTATTCGGTAAATAA
- a CDS encoding glycosyltransferase family 2 protein — protein sequence MDLLAIVILNYNGKSYLEKFLPTVLAYADGHAVYVADNASTDDSVVWLQTHFPEVRLIRNTKNYGFAGGYNEALRQISAQYYCLLNSDVEVTSGWLVAPLRLLQQHPQIAAVQPKIRDYNYREHFEHGGGVGGHLDFLGYPFTRGRLFETRERDQGQYDTDEPCFWACGACMFVRAAVYQELGGFDADFFAHMEEIDLCWRMQLAGHQVWATAGSTVYHVGGGTLDYLNPRKTFLNFRNSLAMLYKNRPARNLYGIIFLRLVLDGLAGVRYLLSGHFALCWAIVRAHFAFYGQGRSWYRKRRALDALRKQNKPIRLYEKSIIKAYFFQRIRKYSELS from the coding sequence ATGGACCTTCTGGCCATTGTTATCCTGAATTACAACGGGAAATCTTACCTGGAAAAATTTCTTCCTACGGTGCTCGCCTACGCGGATGGTCATGCCGTGTACGTTGCTGATAACGCCTCGACGGACGATTCCGTAGTTTGGTTACAAACGCATTTTCCTGAAGTACGGCTCATTCGTAATACCAAGAATTACGGCTTTGCGGGTGGGTACAACGAAGCCCTCCGGCAAATTTCGGCTCAGTACTATTGCCTGCTTAATTCTGACGTGGAAGTTACATCGGGCTGGCTGGTAGCACCCTTGCGTCTCTTGCAGCAACACCCGCAAATCGCAGCCGTGCAGCCCAAGATTCGCGATTATAACTACCGGGAACATTTTGAGCACGGAGGAGGCGTTGGCGGACACCTAGATTTTCTGGGCTATCCTTTTACCCGGGGCCGTTTATTCGAGACGCGTGAACGCGATCAAGGCCAGTACGACACCGATGAACCCTGTTTCTGGGCTTGTGGAGCCTGTATGTTCGTACGAGCAGCGGTGTATCAGGAATTAGGAGGATTCGATGCCGATTTCTTCGCCCACATGGAAGAAATCGACCTGTGTTGGCGTATGCAATTGGCCGGGCATCAGGTTTGGGCTACGGCTGGTTCGACCGTGTACCACGTCGGTGGGGGGACGCTGGATTACCTGAATCCCCGAAAAACCTTTCTTAATTTCCGGAACAGTCTGGCGATGTTGTATAAAAACCGGCCCGCCCGAAATCTGTACGGGATCATCTTCCTGCGATTGGTACTCGATGGCTTGGCGGGTGTTCGCTACCTGTTGAGCGGGCATTTTGCCCTATGTTGGGCGATTGTACGAGCCCATTTTGCTTTTTACGGACAGGGGCGAAGCTGGTACCGCAAACGCCGGGCTCTCGATGCACTACGGAAACAGAATAAGCCCATACGACTGTATGAGAAGAGTATTATAAAGGCATACTTTTTTCAACGGATAAGGAAATATTCAGAACTTTCGTAA
- a CDS encoding sensor histidine kinase yields MDSKSALYQYPAEFPEQIQMLEKLDLLFPDIVHVQDLTTQKIIYINDRFTELLGYSKQDLADRGGNLHAILLSESLFNQRAARIEELITRQKQFVEYETLLLHKNQTERLFRTRVAVFRSDAEGNPLETISVSQDITESHLNYTKLLQQQEMHRITEQAFHFGSWEKNLTTGELICSDGLYEVMGHTRETFRKDCADYTSFFTFLDHRDDELVVRTVQEAIDTRQAFRLEHRVMTQEGQEKVLMVVGRPVVNEKGKVTHLVGSIADITLLRQYESALRQKIEELQRSNGELEQFAYAASHDLQEPLRKISAFISRLKQRLGTQEDEEVENYMRRTLQAIDRMRSLIDALLILSRVTRQGKSREIVPLNPIVEEILEDFDAQIAEKGAIIEWDELPEIYGVPVQMRQLFSNLIGNSLKFTDTMRPPIIRIAAQSLSLTQVRQKGLSTARKWVEITLQDNGIGFDPEYKERIFQVFQRLNGRSEFEGTGIGLALCKKIVEHEGGIILADSKPGEGARFTFCLPSAS; encoded by the coding sequence ATGGATAGCAAATCGGCTCTATATCAGTATCCCGCCGAGTTTCCCGAGCAAATTCAAATGCTGGAGAAACTGGATCTGCTGTTTCCCGATATCGTTCACGTACAGGACCTTACAACGCAAAAGATCATTTATATCAATGATCGCTTTACGGAATTGCTTGGCTACAGTAAGCAAGACTTAGCCGACCGGGGAGGAAATTTGCACGCCATCCTTCTATCGGAAAGTCTCTTTAATCAACGAGCCGCCCGGATCGAAGAACTGATCACGCGGCAAAAGCAATTTGTGGAGTACGAAACGCTGTTGCTGCACAAAAATCAGACGGAACGGCTGTTCCGAACCCGCGTGGCCGTTTTTCGGAGTGATGCGGAGGGAAATCCCCTGGAGACGATTAGTGTTTCGCAGGATATTACGGAATCACACCTGAACTACACCAAGTTACTCCAGCAACAGGAAATGCATCGCATTACCGAGCAGGCTTTTCACTTCGGCAGTTGGGAAAAAAACTTGACGACGGGGGAGTTGATCTGTTCCGATGGCCTGTATGAAGTAATGGGTCATACCCGCGAGACCTTTCGGAAAGATTGTGCCGATTACACCTCATTTTTTACGTTTCTGGATCATCGCGACGATGAGTTAGTCGTACGTACGGTGCAGGAAGCCATTGATACGCGGCAAGCATTCCGTCTCGAACATCGGGTCATGACGCAGGAAGGCCAGGAAAAGGTACTGATGGTGGTAGGCCGCCCCGTGGTCAATGAAAAAGGGAAAGTAACGCATCTGGTTGGGAGTATTGCCGATATTACGTTACTGCGGCAGTACGAATCAGCCTTACGACAGAAAATTGAGGAATTACAGCGATCGAATGGTGAGCTGGAACAATTCGCTTACGCGGCCTCCCATGACCTTCAGGAACCGCTACGGAAGATTTCGGCGTTCATCTCCCGCCTGAAACAGCGACTGGGCACCCAAGAGGACGAAGAAGTAGAAAATTACATGCGGCGTACGCTTCAGGCCATTGATCGCATGCGGAGTCTGATTGATGCCCTGCTGATTCTGTCCCGGGTAACACGACAGGGGAAAAGTCGCGAAATTGTACCACTCAATCCCATCGTGGAGGAAATTCTGGAGGACTTCGATGCTCAGATTGCTGAAAAAGGAGCGATCATCGAATGGGATGAACTCCCTGAAATTTACGGTGTGCCCGTACAAATGCGGCAGTTGTTTTCCAATCTGATTGGCAATTCGCTCAAGTTTACCGATACGATGCGGCCACCGATCATTCGGATTGCTGCTCAGTCGTTATCGCTTACGCAGGTCCGGCAAAAGGGATTGTCTACGGCCCGTAAATGGGTTGAGATTACTTTACAGGATAACGGAATTGGTTTTGATCCCGAATACAAAGAACGAATTTTCCAGGTTTTTCAGCGGCTCAACGGTCGCTCCGAATTCGAAGGGACCGGTATCGGCCTCGCTTTGTGCAAGAAAATTGTGGAGCATGAGGGAGGCATAATCCTGGCGGACAGTAAACCCGGAGAGGGTGCCCGATTTACATTTTGTCTTCCCAGTGCCTCTTAA